From one Tetragenococcus osmophilus genomic stretch:
- a CDS encoding peptide MFS transporter — MWERFSYYGMRAILLYYMYYSVADGGLGFDRSTASAIMSIYGSLVFLLSVVGGYLSDRILGSRRTVFIGGVMIMLGHIALALPFGQAALFVSIILIVLGSGLLKPNISEMVGDLYDEKDLRRDAGFNIFVFSTNLGAFIAPLFVGYLGQEVNFHLGFSLAAIGMFFGLLQYVLGGKKYLPEETLKARDPIQTEEIKPLIRKSILAIAAIAVLVIAMQMAGILNINNVINLITIFAVVIPIYYFVMIIRSKKITSTERSRVWAYVPLFIASVLFWSIEEQGSVVLALFAEERTYLSLFGFTIPSSWFQTLNPFFIMIYTPLFVMLWTKLGNKQPTSAKKFTYGLFFAGISFLWMMLPGILFGTDVRVGPQWLLMSWALVIIGEMLISPIGLSVTTKLAPKAFHSQMMSIWFLSDAVAQAINAQIVRLYSPGTEVMYFGVVGVVTVVFGILLLLLVPRIQRLMSGVN; from the coding sequence ATGTGGGAAAGATTTAGTTATTATGGTATGCGTGCCATCTTGTTATATTATATGTATTATTCAGTTGCAGATGGCGGGTTAGGTTTTGATCGAAGTACGGCTTCGGCGATTATGTCGATTTATGGTTCGTTAGTGTTTCTATTAAGTGTTGTTGGCGGTTATTTGAGTGACCGCATTTTGGGAAGTAGGCGTACGGTATTTATCGGCGGCGTTATGATCATGTTGGGTCATATTGCTTTAGCCTTACCATTTGGACAAGCAGCACTTTTTGTTTCTATTATATTAATCGTTTTAGGTTCCGGCCTGTTAAAACCTAATATTTCTGAAATGGTCGGAGATTTATATGATGAAAAAGATCTAAGAAGAGATGCTGGATTTAATATATTTGTTTTTTCTACCAACTTAGGTGCTTTTATCGCTCCACTTTTTGTTGGTTATTTAGGCCAAGAAGTTAACTTTCATTTAGGCTTTTCATTAGCTGCAATTGGAATGTTTTTTGGTTTATTACAATATGTACTTGGTGGAAAAAAATACTTGCCAGAAGAAACATTAAAAGCACGTGATCCTATTCAAACAGAAGAAATCAAGCCTTTAATACGTAAAAGTATTTTAGCTATTGCGGCGATCGCTGTATTAGTCATTGCTATGCAAATGGCAGGGATACTAAATATTAACAATGTAATTAATTTGATCACTATTTTTGCTGTAGTTATTCCGATTTATTATTTTGTTATGATTATTAGAAGTAAGAAAATTACGTCGACTGAACGCTCGCGTGTGTGGGCTTACGTTCCGTTATTTATTGCTTCTGTCCTTTTTTGGTCAATTGAAGAACAAGGTTCAGTTGTATTGGCTTTGTTTGCTGAAGAACGTACATATCTATCGCTCTTTGGCTTTACAATTCCTTCGAGTTGGTTCCAAACATTGAATCCTTTCTTTATTATGATTTATACGCCGCTTTTTGTTATGTTGTGGACGAAACTGGGTAATAAACAACCAACTTCTGCTAAAAAATTCACTTATGGTTTATTCTTTGCAGGAATTTCATTCTTGTGGATGATGCTACCAGGGATATTATTTGGCACCGACGTTAGAGTTGGCCCTCAATGGCTATTGATGAGTTGGGCGTTGGTCATTATTGGAGAAATGCTAATTTCACCTATTGGACTTTCAGTAACAACTAAGTTAGCTCCTAAGGCATTCCACTCTCAAATGATGAGTATTTGGTTCTTAAGTGATGCTGTGGCGCAAGCTATTAACGCACAAATCGTACGCTTGTACAGCCCAGGAACTGAAGTTATGTACTTTGGCGTTGTTGGGGTTGTCACAGTTGTCTTTGGTATATTGTTATTACTTTTGGTTCCACGCATTCAAAGGTTAATGAGTGGAGTTAATTAA